DNA sequence from the Myxococcus guangdongensis genome:
TTCGGCATCGGCGAGAAGAGCGACCACACGCTGGAGGAGGTCGGCCAGGACTTCGAGGTGACGCGCGAGCGCATCCGTCAGATTGAAGCCAAGGCGCTGCGCAAGCTGCGCCACCCGAGCCGCTCCAAGCGCCTGCGCTCCTTCGTGGAGAGCTGACGCTGACTCCAGGCCCTCTGGCCTGAAGCAAGAAGGCCCCCGCTCCCATTCGTGGACCGGGGGCCTTCGTGTTTCTAGAGTCCCACGCGGCATGGCGCTCTTGAGACCGAGGACGAAGACGCGGGTGAAGGAGGCGGAGGCGGCGCCGAAGCGCGCGCCCTTCACGGAGGAGGTGTGGCGCACGGTGCGCTCGATTCCGCGTGGAGAGGTCCGCACCTACTCGCAGGTGGCGCTCTATGCGGGGCGGCCCGGCGCGGCGCGCGCCGTGGGACGGGAGATGGCGATGCTGCCCACGGGGAAGGAGGTCCCCTGGTGGCGGGTGACACGCGCGGGAGGAGTGCTTGCGCCCATGGTGGCCCACGAGCAGGCGAAGCGGCTGCGCGCCGAGGGCGTCGAGGTGCAGCAGCGAGGACAGACGTTCCGCGTCAAACGGCAACAGGACACGACGCCCAAGGCCAGACGCTGACGTGTGAGGACGCGGCGTGGAGTGGCGCTTGCCAGACCCGCGTGCGCGGAGTTATGCCCAGGCCCACGCGGGTTGCACACGCCTGAGGGCCCTTAGCTCAGCGGTTAGAGCTGTCGGCTCATAACCGATTGGTCCCTGGTTCGAATCCAGGAGGGCCCACTCCCCTCACCTTCCGCGCACCGACTCGGGTCGCTCCACCGGGACACCGTGGCTGCGGTCAGCGCGGTGGAATGCCCTCGCCATGCGCGTGGTCCACCGGCAGCCTCAGGCGCGTGTATGAGAACACCAGCGACGTCTCGATACGACTGACCTCCGGCCGGCTCGTGAAGGACAGGATGGTCAGCCGCCGCAGGTGGTCCGTGTCCCGGCACACCACGTGGACGAGGAAGTCCGTGGTACCGCCCAGGCAGTAGACAGCCACCGTCTCTGGCAGCGAGCGCAGGTGGTCTCCGATGTTGCCGAAGGCCTCGCCGACGTGGAGCCGGAGCTGGACGGCGATGAGCGCCTGCAGGCCGAGCCCCAGCGCGTTGGCGTCCAGGTCCGCCTGATACCCCTTGATGACGCCGTCCGCCTCGAGCTTCCGCACCCGCGTGAGGCACGACGAGGGAGCGAGCCCCACCTGCGCGGCCAGTTCCTTGTTGGACAGCCGCGCATTGTTCTGAAGGGCGGTCAGAATCGCGCGATCGATTCGGTCGAGCTGGGGCATCTGGGTCTCCCGGGCGAATTCCATTCGATGGAGGGACGACAATCCTCGCTCATATTCTGTCTTCATGCCCCTGAACAGAATCGGCGTGTTCGTCTTCCTCGTGGCGGGCCTGGCATCCGCCGCCCCGGCCACTCCCACCAACCCGTTGCTGGAGCCATGGACGGGCCCCCATGGCGGAGTGCCGCCCTTCGACCGGGTGAAGGTCGAGCAGTTCGAGCCGGCGTTCGAGGTCGCGATGGAGGAGAACCGGCGCGAGCTCGCCGCCATCCTCCGCGTGAAGGAGGCCCCGACGTTCGAGAACACCATCGCCGCGTTGGAGGACGCGGGCCGGACGTTCACCCGCGTCTACGAGGTCTACAGCGCCTGGTCCAAGGTGATGAACACGCCCGACTTCCAGCAGGTCGAGCGCACGATGGCTCCCAGACTGGCGGCCTTCTGGGACGAGCAGTCCCAGGACCTCGCCCTCTTCCAGCGCGTCCAGGCCGTCCATGACTCGCCCGAGATGGCGCGGCTGTCGCCCGAGCAGCGGCGCCTCGTCCAATACTACTACCGGGACTTCGCCCGCTCCGGCGCGAAGCTCGACGACCCGGGCCGCAAGCGCATCGCCGAGCTCAACCAGCGCTTCGCCGCCCTCTCCACGTCTTTCCGTCAGAACGTGCTCGCCGACGAGGCGAACGCGGTGGTCATCGACGACGAGGCGGACCTCGCGGGACTGCCGGAGGCCCTGCGCAAGGCCGGGGCGACCGAAGCCGAGGCACGCGGCCTGAAGGGCCGGTGGGTGGTGTCCAATACCCGCTCGGCCGTGGCGGACTTCCTCACGTACCTGGACGACAGGGCGCTGCGGGAGAAGGTGTGGCGCAACTACGACAGCCGGGGGGACCACGGCGACGCGCACGACAACAACGCCATCGTCAGCGAAATCCTCACCCTGCGCGCCGAACAGGCCCAACTGCTGGGCTTCCCGACGTTCGCCCACCGGCAGCTCGAGGGGACCATGGTGGCCACCCCCGAGCGCGCCCTGAAGCTGCTGATGGACACCTGGACTCCGTCCGTCGCGCAGGTGCGCGCGGACGTCATCGCGATGCGGGCGCTGGCGCGGCGCTCCGGACTGACGGAGGACCTCGCTCCGTGGGACTACCGCTACTTCGCGGAGAAGGTGCGCAAGGCGAAGTACGACTTCGACGACACCGAGGTGAAGCCCTACCTCCAGCTCGAGAAGCTGAGGGAGGGCATGTTCTGGGTGGCTGGCGAGCTGTTCGGCTACACCTTCGCTCCCACGGCCAGCGTGCCCGTCTATCACCCCGACGTGCGCGTCTTCGAGGTGAAGGAGCGCGCCAGCGGGCGTCACGTGGGGCTCTTGTACTTCGATCCCTACGCGCGCCAGGGCAAGTACAACGGCGGCCAGACGGACCCGTACCGTGTCCAGGAGCGATTCCGGGGAGAAGTCACCCCCCTCGTGACGAACAACCTGCCCTTCGTGAAGCCAGGGCCCGGCGAGGCGGCGCTGGTCGGCTGGCGCGACGCGCTGACGCTCTTCCACGAGTTCGGCCACGCATTGCAGGTGCTGAACTCCAACGTGTCCCATCCCTCGCTGAGCGGCGGCCGCGTCGTACGCGACTACGGGGAGTTCTCAGGCAAGCTGCTGGAGCGCTGGGTGGCGACGCCCGAGGTGCTGGGACGCTTCGCGGTGCACCACAAGACGGGCAAGCCGATGCCCCAGGCCCTGCTGGCGAAAATCCAGAAGGCCGCGACGTTCAACCAGGGCTTCTACCTGGTGGACTTCCTCACCTCCGCGCTGGTGGAGATGAAGCTGCACCTGGCGAAGGAGCAGCCCCTGGACCCTGACGCGTTCGAGCGCGACACGCTCCAACAGCTCGGGGCCCCGGCGGAGGTCGGCATGCGCTTCCGGATGCCGCACTTCACCCATGTCTTCGAGGGCGACTCGTACGCCGCCGGCTACTACATGTACCTCTGGGCGGACGTGCTGGCCGCCGACGCGTTCGCGGCCTTCAGACAGGCGCGGCGGCTGCACGACCCCAAGGTGGCGGCGCGGCTGCGGCAGCACGTGTTCTCCGTGGGCAACACCGTGGACCCATTCGAGGGCTACCGCGCGTTCCGCGGTCGGGACGCCACCAGCGAGGCCCTGCTGCGCGAGCGCGGCATCCACTGACCGATTCTCGCGAGGCGGAGCGCACACGGCACGCCCCTCATGGCCCTCGGGGACAGAGCAGGTCGACCGACTTGATGCGCATCGCGCCATCCACGTTCGGGTCCCCCGTCTGGTCTCCGCTGGCGAGGGTGCCGTTCGACGTGAAGTTGTTCCGCGTGAGCTTCGCGACGCCGTCGATGCTCACCGTCGCGACCTTCGCCGCGTCCACCGACAGCGCGTAGACAGGGTACGCGCCATCGACCACCGGGAATGCCACGGACTGTGTTTCGTCCGCCCATCCGATGGCCGCACTGTCCAGGTAGAACCTCCGCGAACGCTCCACGGCGGTGCCGGGCGGCGGCGTGAAGCGCCCGAGAATGGCCGCGCCGCTGTCGAGCACGTTGTGACGGTCCACCGACTCCACCTGCAGCGTCACCTCGAGCTGGAAGGGCCTGGTGCCGTCGAATGCGTTCTCCCGCGCGATGAGAAGTCGCCCGCTCGTCCTCCCACAAGTGACGGTCGACGTCGCGGGCAGGCACACCTCGCAGGCGTTCGTTTGTGACACGAAGTGCTACTCAGCCTGTGACACGGAACGCTACTCATCGAGAAGTCAATCAACACCCATTGTGAACACTCTCTGAGACAGTCAGGCTGCATGTGCAACTCTTTGACGGAGGTCACACATGTTCCCCTCGCAGTCTGGCCTGACTCGTTGCGCGTCGAGGTTTTCATTGCTCGCGTTCCTCGCCGCCCTGAGCGTTGTCACCTGGAGCGGGCCCGCCCAGGCGCGCACGCCTGGCGGTGTCATCGGCGCCGGTTATTACGAACACATCGGCCCGCCCAAGTGGGTCGAGTTGGCCTGCAAGTACACGGCGGTCTACTCCCCGTGCCACTGTCCACCGCCCACCGTCGCCCCTTTCGATACCGCCATGGGCTGCTCCAACGTGAGCCAGGAGTGGGCCAATCGGGATGCATTGAACTCCTGCACGAATCTCTGCTCGAAGGCCGCCAAGGATTCTCCAGGGGCCGGCGGCGGCATCAACGGCGGCGTCGTGGGGCGCCCGGGGGGCCCGCAGAAGGGCGGCGTCTCGATTGACGGCGCTGGCACCGTGGCATCCCTGGAGTCGGAGGGCTTCGTGGGGTTCGTCCCCTTCCACAGGGAGCCGCTCTTCGGCACGCAGAAGGAGCAGCTGGCCGAGGCCGTCGCGGACGCCACGCACGTGCCCTGGGTGTTCCTCGATGGCATGGGCGAGTCCATCCAGTGGGAGGACCCGCACGGCTCGGCGGCCTTCGTCCAGGCGTACTGGAGCGAGCGCGGCGCGCCCCGCCCCATCGGCCACTGCAAGCACTCGCTCCAGGTCTCCTGCCCACTCGAGAGCGTGAAGCTCGGCGACAGCCTCCAGGTCTGCTCGGGCGAGAGCGAGGATGACGCCAAGGCCATCGCCGAGACGAGCTGCGCGCCGCTGCGCTACGACGCGCTGAGCCGCACCTGGAAGGCGTGGGGCCTGTTCGGCATCCCCGATGAAGGGCCCTATCGCGTGCCGACCGCCACGGTCCTCGCCGTGGGGCACCACACGTTCCTCGGCTTCATGCCCTCCAGCCTGGAGGCCCTGGGGCCCTACGAGGACTGGAACAAGCTGGCGGAAGAGCTGCTGGAGCGCACGCAGGGCACCACCGTGTGGCTCGCCGGCCCGGCGAAGTACTACTCCGCCAAGGAGTAACGCCTCACCGCATCCCGCCTCGCGGCTCGTCTGCGAGGCGGGTCCTCACGGGGTGCGGCGCGGCCTGTCACGGGGTAGGAGGCTCATCCGTCCTACGCTCCAGGATGACCATGACCGCGCCCCCTCCCCCGCCGACCGTCGAAGCGCCGCAGCGCCACCGCCCGCGGCTGCTGGGGCTCGCCTACCGGATGCTGGGCGAACTGGCTCCCGCCGAGGACGTGGTGCAGGACGCCTATCTGCGCTGGCACCAGGAGGGCTCGCGGGACATCCAGAACGCGGAGGCGTGGCTGGTCACGGTGGTGAGCCGACTGGCGATAGACCGGCTGCGCCGCGCCGCCACCGAACGCGCCGCCTATGAGGGCCCCTGGCTGCCGGAGCCCGTGCTGACTGAAGCGCCCACGCCGGAGCAGGCCGCGGAGCGCGCCTCGGACCTGTCAGTGGCCCTGCTGGTGCTGCTCGAGTCGTTGAAGCCCGAGGAGCGCGTGGCCTTCCTGCTGCGTGAGGTCTTCGGCGAGGAATACGAGACGCTGGCGCGCGTGCTGGGGCGCAACGAGCCGGCGGTGCGGCAACTGGTGCACCGGGCGCGAGAGCGGGTGCGGGAGGGCCGTCCGCGCTTCCCCTCTCCTCCCGAGGTGAGGGAGCAGCTCCTGCAGCGCTTCCTCTTCGCGCTCGGCACCGGGGACCAGGCGGCGCTGGTCTCGATGCTCGCCCCGGGCGTGACGTTCACCAGCGATGGAGGCGGCAAGGCCTACGCGGCGCGCAAGCGCATCGAAGGCGCCGAACGCATCATCCGGATGTTGCTCGGGCTGCGGCAGAAGCTGCGCGGCGCGATGGAGCACCGCATCGTGTCGCTCAACGGGCAGCCCGCCGCGCTCACCTTCCGCGACGGCGCGCTCTTCCACGCCACGATGCTCGACGTGGACGGTGAGCACATCCGCGCCATCTACCGCGTGCTCAACCCCGACAAGCTCCAGCGGCTCGAGCGCGACGCCATTCATCTCGCGTGAGTCACGTCCCCAGGCGGCGTGCGCAGGGGGACACCGATGCGATTGAGCGCGTTGATGAGCGCCACCTGTGCGACCAGCGCCGCGAGTGACGCGTCGTCGAACGCCGCTCGCGCCGCGTCCCACACCGCGTCGGGGACGCCCTCCGGCCCCAGCTGGGTCGCGGCCTCGGTGTACGCGAGCGCGGCCCGCTCCGCGTCACTGAAGAGCAGGGACTCGCGCCAGACGACGACCTGATGGAGGCGGTCCTCGGACGCTCCCAGCTTGCGTGCTTCACGCACGTGCATGTCCACGCACAGGACGCAGCCGTTGTGCTGCGAGGCGCGAATCTTCACCAGCTCTCGGATGCTCGCAGACAGTGGGCCCTCCCGCAGCGCGGCGTCCACGGCGAGGAAGGCTCGGTAGGGCGCGGGGGCGAGCGTGGCGATGTCCAAGCGGGGACGAGGATGTGACGAGTCGTTTCGCGATGCCTGCATGAAATGGCCTCCTGTTGGGTTCGCACAGAAGACGTGCGGCCGTTTCGCCTGTGACAGCCGGAAGCCGCGGGCCCTGTCGCACCGGGCTGCGATGAACCTGGAGTCGCCACCCTGGGAAGAAGTTTTCCCATCCCCGCCGGGCACACGCATTGCTGGGATTCCCGTGACAGCGAGAGTCAGGGAGGACGGATGCGAGGCGGATGGCGATGGGCAACGGCGGTGGGCATGGCGGTGTTCCTCGGCGCATGTGGAGAGTCCCCGGACAAGGACACCCCTGATGGCCCGGGCCCCTGGCCCACGGATGCGGTGAAGGACTACGCGACGGCGTTCGGCGTCGGCGCGGGAGTGCGGAGCATCGGC
Encoded proteins:
- a CDS encoding MGMT family protein, translating into MALLRPRTKTRVKEAEAAPKRAPFTEEVWRTVRSIPRGEVRTYSQVALYAGRPGAARAVGREMAMLPTGKEVPWWRVTRAGGVLAPMVAHEQAKRLRAEGVEVQQRGQTFRVKRQQDTTPKARR
- a CDS encoding Lrp/AsnC family transcriptional regulator, which codes for MPQLDRIDRAILTALQNNARLSNKELAAQVGLAPSSCLTRVRKLEADGVIKGYQADLDANALGLGLQALIAVQLRLHVGEAFGNIGDHLRSLPETVAVYCLGGTTDFLVHVVCRDTDHLRRLTILSFTSRPEVSRIETSLVFSYTRLRLPVDHAHGEGIPPR
- a CDS encoding M3 family metallopeptidase, translating into MPLNRIGVFVFLVAGLASAAPATPTNPLLEPWTGPHGGVPPFDRVKVEQFEPAFEVAMEENRRELAAILRVKEAPTFENTIAALEDAGRTFTRVYEVYSAWSKVMNTPDFQQVERTMAPRLAAFWDEQSQDLALFQRVQAVHDSPEMARLSPEQRRLVQYYYRDFARSGAKLDDPGRKRIAELNQRFAALSTSFRQNVLADEANAVVIDDEADLAGLPEALRKAGATEAEARGLKGRWVVSNTRSAVADFLTYLDDRALREKVWRNYDSRGDHGDAHDNNAIVSEILTLRAEQAQLLGFPTFAHRQLEGTMVATPERALKLLMDTWTPSVAQVRADVIAMRALARRSGLTEDLAPWDYRYFAEKVRKAKYDFDDTEVKPYLQLEKLREGMFWVAGELFGYTFAPTASVPVYHPDVRVFEVKERASGRHVGLLYFDPYARQGKYNGGQTDPYRVQERFRGEVTPLVTNNLPFVKPGPGEAALVGWRDALTLFHEFGHALQVLNSNVSHPSLSGGRVVRDYGEFSGKLLERWVATPEVLGRFAVHHKTGKPMPQALLAKIQKAATFNQGFYLVDFLTSALVEMKLHLAKEQPLDPDAFERDTLQQLGAPAEVGMRFRMPHFTHVFEGDSYAAGYYMYLWADVLAADAFAAFRQARRLHDPKVAARLRQHVFSVGNTVDPFEGYRAFRGRDATSEALLRERGIH
- the sigJ gene encoding RNA polymerase sigma factor SigJ is translated as MTAPPPPPTVEAPQRHRPRLLGLAYRMLGELAPAEDVVQDAYLRWHQEGSRDIQNAEAWLVTVVSRLAIDRLRRAATERAAYEGPWLPEPVLTEAPTPEQAAERASDLSVALLVLLESLKPEERVAFLLREVFGEEYETLARVLGRNEPAVRQLVHRARERVREGRPRFPSPPEVREQLLQRFLFALGTGDQAALVSMLAPGVTFTSDGGGKAYAARKRIEGAERIIRMLLGLRQKLRGAMEHRIVSLNGQPAALTFRDGALFHATMLDVDGEHIRAIYRVLNPDKLQRLERDAIHLA
- a CDS encoding carboxymuconolactone decarboxylase family protein, whose product is MQASRNDSSHPRPRLDIATLAPAPYRAFLAVDAALREGPLSASIRELVKIRASQHNGCVLCVDMHVREARKLGASEDRLHQVVVWRESLLFSDAERAALAYTEAATQLGPEGVPDAVWDAARAAFDDASLAALVAQVALINALNRIGVPLRTPPGDVTHAR